AATTAGTTCTAATTCAGTGTGTTGTGAAAAATACACTTGCTGCATCCAACTTGTAGCTGTTTTATGAAAACCTATATGGAATGTTATTTGATTCATCTTAGTTTAAGTGAAAAAGGATAGAAATTAAAAGAACGTTTTATGCCAATTATTGCCAAAACATTCAAAAGAATAGTGGTTAATGTTGTGGCTATTGCTGCTCCAATAATTCCGTAGTTTTTAATGAGAAAGTAATTGAGTATAATATTGGAGATTGCAGCTATTATCGTAAAATTCCGTAAAGAAATTTGCTTGTTTGTCATATTTAAAACCAAGCTTACACTTCCGCTTAAAGCATTGAATAGCATACCTATAGAAAGAATAATTAAAGTCATTTCTCCTTCTAAAAAACCATCCCCAAACAGATTAAGTAAGGGCTTTCGGAATGCAATAATGATGATGATTAGAGGGATAGTGAGTAGTGTAACGACTTGTGTGGCTTGTTGTACTTTTATTTTTAGACCTGAGAAATCTTTTGATTCAAAAAGTTTGGCTATTTGCGGACCGAGAACAATATTAACAACATTGATGATGATTACGGTAAGTGTTGCTACTTTGTAGGCTGCATTATAAATACCAACATCAGCTTTAGGGACAAGTATACCTAACATAAAGATATCTGTCCAATTGGAGATAAAAATAAAAGCAGAACTGAATAGCATTGGAAGAGCAAGACGAAATAGATTTTTAAGTTGGTAATCTTGACCTGTATTAACTTTCCAA
This region of Bacteroidales bacterium genomic DNA includes:
- a CDS encoding flippase produces the protein MKSDLKYLIKNSGLTFALRIGGMGLGYVIAILISQFYGAETYGRYSIMVNFSLFAIMIFSIGIPTAIVKLSSSPSFHSKNKPLNNYLKKSLIILIISGLTGSLIIYLLKSFLAITIFHDSSLQVYFLYLSLFFTLLVLHRFTNEYFRGSLQFIKYGLFTFILPSFILILILFYLRFTGNQKSELTFLSYLIGFAFIAILGLIYFPWKVNTGQDYQLKNLFRLALPMLFSSAFIFISNWTDIFMLGILVPKADVGIYNAAYKVATLTVIIINVVNIVLGPQIAKLFESKDFSGLKIKVQQATQVVTLLTIPLIIIIIAFRKPLLNLFGDGFLEGEMTLIILSIGMLFNALSGSVSLVLNMTNKQISLRNFTIIAAISNIILNYFLIKNYGIIGAAIATTLTTILLNVLAIIGIKRSFNFYPFSLKLR